GTCAGATGGGGCCTGACTTGCTTTTCGTAATTGTCTTTGATATCGAGCATTTCTTTTTTCCTGTTTACTTACTTGAACGGTCTTTGTCGTCCAAAACTTTTTAATTACTCTAGACCGAGTTTTTTACGGCTCTCAGCTCTTACGGGCTTTTTGAGTTCGTTGGAATAGAGCATTACTTTTGAAGCGAAGATAGGGGCTTCTTCTTTGATGATGCCGCCCTTACTACCGCCCATTGCTGCTTTCGATTTCTCGTGGCGAGTGACGATATTGACGCCTTCAACAACTACCTTGCCAGTTTTTGGGAAAACTTTGAGGACTTTGCCGATTTTGCCTCTGTCGCCTTCAAGCTTGGTGCCATCTTTTTTAGTGCGAGTACGAGCACCGGAGACAACCATGACGAGGTCGCCGCGCTTGACGTGCACATTTGGTACCAGGTTGGTGGCAGCCGGCTTAACGAGAGCGCGGGAGACAACTACCTTGTTGCCCATCTTTGATTTTGTTTTGATGGGTGAATTGGTCAGCCTATAAGATTTCTTGGCTGCATCCTTTTTATTGGCGGTCATTTTTAGAGCACCTCCGGAGCCAGCGAAATGATCTTGGTGAAGTTTTTGTCGCGCAGTTCACGAGCGATAGGTCCGAAAACGCGAGTACCCTTTGGGTTGCCATCTTTTTGCACGATGACGGCAGCATTGTCGTCAAATCTGATAGTGGAGCCGTCGGCGCGCTTGACGTTATTTGTCACACGTACTACGACGCAACGCACTACTTCGGATTTTTTGACGGGCATATTAGGTAGAGCGTCTTTAACTACGCCTACGATAACGTCGCCTACTGATGCGTATCTCTTGTTGGAGCCGCCCAGGACGCGGATGCACATGAGCTCACGAGCTCCGGTGTTATCTGCGCAGGTTAATCTTGTTTGTACCTGAATCATTTGCTCGATACCTCACTTGCAGCATTCGAGATAGCGTGACCAGTTACTTCAATCACATTCCATCTCTTGTCGCGAGAGATAGGAGGGCATTCTTCGATGCGCACAACATCTCCAACTTGACACTTGTTTTCGGGGTCATGAGCCTTAAACTTGCGTGTCTCGACCATTTGTTTTTCGTACTTGCGGTGTGGGAAACGGTTTATAACGGCAACTACTACCGTCTTATCCATTTTGTTGGATACAACCTTTCCGACTAATACCTTCCTTGGCATTTTCTCGACCCCTTAAGCCTTGATGCTTTCTCTAAACGATTTTCTGTAAGTTAGCCTTTGACAGCTTCTTTTTCAGTTTGGATTGTGAGCAGTTGAGCCAGTTGCTTGCGTGTTACGCGGAGTTTGGCTGGATTCTCAAGCTTTCTCATAGCCATTTGGAATCTCATTTCGACAATACTTTTTCTTGTCTCATCGATTCTTCCAACGAGCTCTTCTTTAGAGAGCTCTCTCATTTCTTTTACCTTCATTGGGCAGCTCCTCCGGCATGTCTTTCAACTACGCGGCATTTGACAGGCAGCTTTTGAGCAGCGAGCTCAAGAGCGTGGTGAGCATCTTTTTGAGCAACACCGGACATTTCAAACATGACTCTGCCGGTTTTGACTACAGCTACCCAAAACTCTGGATTACCTTTACCTGATCCCATACGGGTTTCAGCAGCTTTCTTAGATACTGATTTATCAGGAAAAACGCGGATCCACATTTTGCCGCCACGTCTGACGCTTCTGACCATGGCTTTACGTGCAGCTTCTATTTGACGAGAAGTAATCCAGGCTGGCTCCAGGACTTGTAGTCCGAAGTCGCCGAATTGAACTTCAACGCCTCTAGATTCAGCGCCACACATTCTGCCACGCTGATGCTTGCGATATTTGGTTCGCTTGGGCATTAGCATTGTTCTTAACCTGCCTTCCTGGATCTACGACCAGACTTGACGGGACCCCTGGCTTCGTTGCGAGGACCCTCTTGGGACCGTTCTGATTGCGTTTTGATATTTGGCGGAGACCATTGACCTGGCTCGAGTTCACCTCTGAATACCCAGACTTTGACACCAATGATGCCCATCAAGGTATTACCTTCAGCGGTGGCATAGTCGATATCAGCGCGCAGAGTTTGCAGCGGGATACGACCTTCTTTAGCCCATTCGGTACGAGCGATTTCTGCACCACCGAGACGTCCGGCAACCATGATTTTTACACCAACGGCTCCAGCTCTCATGCAGCGTTGCATCGCTTGCTTCATGGCACGGCGGAAAGCAACGCGCTTTTCTAATTGCTGAGCAATTGATTCGGCAACGAGCTTAGCTTCCAGGTCCACGCGATTAACTTCGAGGATATTGATTTTGACATCAAGACCAACGCGCTTAATCATGCCTTTGATTTTTTGACTCAAAGTCTCGATACCTTGTCCGCCTTTACCAACTACAACGCCTGGTCTGGCGGTGAAGATGTCGACGGTAATGTGATCGGCTTTGCGTGAGATTTCAACTTTGCTAACGCCAGCACCAGCGAGCTCTTTTTTGAGGAAAGTTCTCAGTCTGTAGTCCTCTTCGATAAGCGGAGCAACATCTTTCTTTTGAACAAACCAATTAGAAGCCCAGCCCCGGTGAATACCGACGCGGAAACCTACAGGATTTACTTTCTGACCCAACTTAGTTGCTCCTCGTTAATAAGATGCTTACAGATGACATTAGATGTCTGAGAGTTTAAGAGTGATGTGGCTGGTGCGCTTGAGGATGGGATAAGCCCGACCTCTGGCGCGAGGTTGGAAGCGCTCTTGAGTAGGACCGCCATCGCAGAAAGCTTCGACAACTTTGAAGTTATCGGCATCGCTTTCGGTGACCGGGTTTTGCTCTGAGTGCACCAGGTTAGAAACGGCGGAGTGAAGAAGTTTTTCGACAACTCTTGCTGCTTCGTAAGGCATAAATCTCAGCATAACGCGAGCTTTGCCGACTTCTTTGCCGCGAATCTCGTTGACCACGCGACGCACCTTACGTGGTGACATGCGGATCCATTTTGCGCAAACTTTGCTTTCCATGAGACTTATCCTCTCTTGGCAGATTTCTCACCGCCAGCGTGACCCTTGAATGATCTGGTGAGCGCAAACTCTCCCAGACGATGGCCAATCATTTGCTCCGTAACATAGACGGGCACATGCTTGCGACCATTGTAAACAGCAATTGTATGACCGATCATTTCGGGCACGATCATTGATGCACGTGACCACGATTTGATAACGCGTTTGTCACCTTTTTTGTTCATCTCTTCGACTTTCTTAGCCAATGAGACATGTACAAAAGGTCCCTTTTTAAGCGATCGAGACACAGTATCCTCCTACTTTGTTCTGCGCTTGACGATGAAACGATCCGAGGTGTTGGCCTTGCCACGACGGGTCTTGTAACCCATGGCAGGTTTGCCCCACGGAGTTTGCGGCTTGCCGCCGATTGGCGACTTGCCTTCACCGCCGCCGTGCGGGTGGTCGATGGGGTTCATAGCAACACCGCGGTTAGCAGGCTTGATACCCATCCAGCGCTTACGACCGGCTTTACCGATACGCAAGTTTTTGGCATCGGGGTTACCGAGCTGACCTATTGTTGCCATGCACTCCATGTGCACCATACGCATTTCGCCGGAGGGCAAACGCAAAGTTGCATATTTGCCTTCTTTAGCAAGTAGCTGAATTTGAGCACCAGCGGATCTACCAAGCTGACCGCCACGTCCAAGTGTCAGCTCCACGTTGTGGATCATCGTACCTAGAGGAATAGCGCGCAACGGCAAAGCGTTACCGGTCTGGATTTCGGCACTGGGGCCGGACATAATTTTGTCGCCAACCTTGGTTCCAAGAGGAGCCAGGATGTAGCGTTTTTCACCGTCTGCATATTGCACTAGGCAAATACGGCAGTTACGGTTTGGATCGTATTCAACGGTAGTGATAGTACCGGGGACATCATGTTTGTCGCGTTTGAAGTCGATAACACGATAGGCTTTTTTGTGACCGCCACCGATATGTCTTACGGTCAAACGTCCCTGGTTGTTACGACCACCGGACTTTTTGATTGGGCGGAGCAGAGATCTTTCAGGTTTGTCTGTGGTTATGTCCGAAAAATCGGCCAGAGACATATTCCTGCGTCCTGCTGAGGTTGGATTCACTTTGCGGGTAGGCATTTACTCGTTCCTTTAATTAGCCTTCTGATTCCCATTACTGTGGGCTCTTCAGTTATTCGCCAGTTCAGCTACTAGGCGGTGAAGAGCTCGAGCGCGTCACCAGATACGGTGACAATCGCTTTCTTACTATCTTTGGGGAAACGTCCATGACGTTTGCTTCTTCTGAAGCGACCGCGGATAGCAGAGGTGTTGACTGAAATGATTTCAGTGTTGGACTTTGGATACAGCTCTTTGAGGATTTCTTTGAGCGCCTGGGCAATTTCTACCTTGTTGGCGTCTTTGAGTACTTCAAAGGTGTATTGTCCGAATTCCATCTGAGCAGCGGATTTTTCCGTAATCAGAGGACGGAGGATGATTTGCGAATGACGTTTGTTCATCTTTAGGCGTCCTTCTTAGTCGATTTGGTGGTCTTCTTAGCAGGAGCTTCTTTGTCTGCAGCTGCTTTCTTAGGAGCGGCTTCTTTTTTAGGAGCAGCTTCTTTTTTCTCTTTGGCAGGAGCCTTTTCAGCTTTTTCCTTAACTGGCTTTTCAGCCACTTCGGATTTAGCTGTCTTCACTTTGGCTACTTTCTCGCCAGCTTGCTCTTCTTTTGTAGATTTGAAGCGATCGGTGATTGCTTCGAGAGTGCGGCTATTGGTGAGGATAGCTTCAGCGTGAAGGAGATCTTTGACGTTCAAGTTGGAAGCGCGGATAACAACGACACCATCGATATTTCTGGCGGCGCGCTCCACTCTCTTGCATGCGTCACATGCATAATCGAGAATTACCAGCACTTTTTTGTCGGTCAAGTTGAGGTCTTTGAGAACTTGAGCAAACTGCTTGGTTTTAGCTTCGGTAAATTTGTCGAAGTCCTGGACTACAACAATGTTTTCGCTTTGAGCTGCAAGCGCTGACTTGAGAGCCAGGACGCGTTGCTTCTTAGGCATAGCGATTGAATAATCACGTGGCTTAGGTCCGAAGGTGACACCACCACCAGCCCACAATGGTGAACGGATGGAGCCAGCTCTTGCGCGGCCTGTACCTTTTTGACGCCAGGGCTTGCGACCACCACCACGTACTTCAGAACGGGTTTTGGTATTAGCACTGCCTCTTCTGGCATTAGCCAATTGTCTGATCAAAGCGCTGTGAAGCACTCCAACGTTTGGCTCGATAGCAAATACGTCAGCAGCCAATTCCAGGTCGCTTACTTTTTTGCCTTTGAGATCTACAACTTGAGCGGATGTCATTTTTCTTCTCTCTTAAAACAGATTAGTTCCACTTGGATTTTGAAGCGGTGACAACAACGAGGCCGCCATCACAACCAGGAATAGAGCCCTTAACAAGCAAGAGACCTTTTTCCGCATCCACTCTCACCACTTTGAGGTGGCGAGCACAAGCATTTTCGTCGCCCATGTGACCAGGCATAGCCAGACCACGGAAGACGCGACCGGGGGTGGTACCAGCACCGATAGAACCCATGGATCTGTGAAACTTAGATCCGTGACTCATCGGTCCACGACCGTGGTTATAACGTTTGATTGTGCCCTGGAAGCCTTTACCAATTGAGCGTCCGCGCACATCGACCAGCATTCCTACTGTCAAAAGTTCGGCAACTTTGAGGGCTTCGCCGACGGTGAAGGAGGCAGCATCGGCCACTCTGTACTCTTTAAGAGGTTTGAGAGGAGCCAGATCCTTTTTCTTGAAATTGCCCAATTCGGGCTTGTTGAGCTTGCGCTCAAGCACTTTAAAGCCGCCGATTTGAACAGCTTCATAGCCATTCTTGGCTTTGGTCTTGGTGTCTGTGACGATATTCTCGCCCAGTTGAACCACAGTCACGGGTACGGCCAGACCATTCTCATCGAATATCTGGGTCATTCCGACCTTTTTGCCCATTACGCCTAATGTCATCGTCTCAGTCCTTCTAATTCGCGTCTCTGTCTCGTTCTAGATTAGAGCTTTACTTCAATGTCCACGCCAGCCGGCAAATCGAGGCGCATCAGCGCATCAGCAGTGGTAGGTGTGGGGTCATTGATGTCAATCAATCTCTTGTGCACTCTGATCTCGAAGTGTTCACGTGACTTTTTGTCGACGTGAGGTGAGCGCAGAACGCAATAAATACGTTTTCTTGTCGGCAAAGGTACGGGACCACATACGGTGGCACCGGTACGCTTGGCTGTGTCGACGATCTGATCGGAAGACTTATCGAGCAGTCTGTGGTCGTAAGACTTCAAGCGAATTCTGATTCGTTGCACTTTGGCTGAACCTTGTGCACCGTCTGTCTTGGGGTTTTTGGCACGTGCCATCTCGTCAGTCTCTCCCTGGTTCTGTATAGAACGTCGTTTTGCTTTACGGGACCTACTATTGCCGCCAATTCATCTGGTCTGGCGGAACAGCCTCTCGCAGAAACGCAGGAAACCCGCATGTCCACGAGATATCGTTTGACCAGTCAATCTCTTCTTCGTCTGTCCTCTAGTAAGCTCGCATTAGCTGCGTCTTATATTCGAGGACGGCACGGAATGACCGTTCTGGCGAACGAACCACCCATTGTACATATACGACATAGACCGACAGAGTAAATTTATCTCACCTTTGGTTATCAAGCAGGAACGCCAAAAACGGCATCACCTCTTGTCAGCCTAAAACCCTGACCATTTGGGCATATACGCACCTGCTATAAAACCAGGTGATGCAATAACGCCTTTATTACTAGCGTTAACAACTGCAACACAAAATCACACTAAAACCAGTGCTTTTAGACAAACCTGGCAGTCTCAACAATGCCTTAAGATTTACATTTCGATCAAAACTAAGGCGCCAAAATCTGAGGCCGCTATCTATATAGATGCACTAAGCTAATAGCCCCAGCAATTTGCAAAGACTTATATGAATAAGCCACTCCTTACTACTATCCTCGCAGTCGTTGGCTTTCTGGTCGTGGCTCTTTTGACATCGGTGATCTATGTCAGCACCGAGAGCAAACGCGAAGGACTCAACTATTCCAATACAAGGATGAAACACACCTACTCGGACAAAGCCAGCCCGGAAGAGGTCTACGACTTTTTGGATGAAGCAGCCCACACTGCCGAAGACGACAAGGACTTCAGCGCCACCAATGCTATTCTGGCAACGATGCAAGGCATGGCGGCCAAGAAGAGCACGTCCGATAAACAATACTTTGATTTAGTCACTCGCCGCGGTGAACTCTACCTATATAAGATGGACGACGCCAAAAACGCACTTCCTTTACTTAAAGAAGCATATGCCTTAATCAAGACCACTCCCGGTCTTACAGACACGATAAAAGTGGAAGCTAAAGCCAATCTCGGCAATGCTCAAAACAAGAGCGGCGACAACACCAATGCCGTAAAACTGCTCAAAGAAGCTTACGAAGATGCACTAAAGTTGACCAATAACGGACAGAAGGGAAGGATTGCGTACAATCTTTCGAGCGCACTATGTGATGATCACAAATATGAAGAAGCCGCGACCTGTGGACAGGCCAGCTTAAAGTTTTACGAGCAAGACGCCACCACAAAGAAGTTTGATCTAGCTGAAGGATATCAACAGCTGGGCATAATCCAACACGCTCTGCATCAAGACGATCTAGCAATAGCAAACCTGGAGAAGGCTCTTTTACTTTATAAAGAGGATGGCACAAAGGATGCAGAGATAATCACAAGCCTTAAACATACAGGCTGGATTGAGCTTGCCGCTGGTCACAAGGAGCGTGCCAAAGAATTGTTTAACCGGGTAATTGAGTCGTCCGATGGCGAAGACACTACGGCAGAGGGCTTCATACTTCGCAGACTTTGACATAGCGACCGGATTTAGGGGAATAACAGGCAAGGTGGCCCTGGTCGACTCCTAACTGGTTCTAATAAGTGGCCGAATTTCAACTTGCAATCCGATACGACAATAAACCGCAAAAAGTCGGTTTTTACTCGGTACTAGGTTTTGTCCCAGTTTGGAGCTTTATGGCTCCCTTTGTACTGGGATGTTTAATTACCTACTTTATGCGCGAAGCCGACAAAGTAGCGAGTCTGCCTTTTTATGTCGTGGCAGGCTCTCTGATGCTACCGCTTGTGGTCGTAGTGGCCGGCTTTATGCTGACTGCTGTATGTGAGGACGACAGACTCTATGTCACCACCGATGGTATCTCCTTCCAGCCCTGGTATCAACTGGCAATGAAGGGTAGACGCAGGCGCACCTGGGATGAGCTTGCATCGGTATCACTTGTCGACGATGATATACAAATGGTTTTTAAAGATGGGGCGGCAGTAGCCTTATCAACAACATCGATGAGTCCGCAGGACCTCGAGCAGTTTCTAATGGCTATCGAAGCCTTTGCCAAAGGTGCTCAAAGAGACGCAGCGCTAACTAGTTTTCAGTCAAATCTGCAAAATACCAATAAAGGT
Above is a window of Candidatus Obscuribacter sp. DNA encoding:
- the rpsJ gene encoding 30S ribosomal protein S10, which produces MARAKNPKTDGAQGSAKVQRIRIRLKSYDHRLLDKSSDQIVDTAKRTGATVCGPVPLPTRKRIYCVLRSPHVDKKSREHFEIRVHKRLIDINDPTPTTADALMRLDLPAGVDIEVKL
- the rplB gene encoding 50S ribosomal protein L2, giving the protein MPTRKVNPTSAGRRNMSLADFSDITTDKPERSLLRPIKKSGGRNNQGRLTVRHIGGGHKKAYRVIDFKRDKHDVPGTITTVEYDPNRNCRICLVQYADGEKRYILAPLGTKVGDKIMSGPSAEIQTGNALPLRAIPLGTMIHNVELTLGRGGQLGRSAGAQIQLLAKEGKYATLRLPSGEMRMVHMECMATIGQLGNPDAKNLRIGKAGRKRWMGIKPANRGVAMNPIDHPHGGGEGKSPIGGKPQTPWGKPAMGYKTRRGKANTSDRFIVKRRTK
- the rpsQ gene encoding 30S ribosomal protein S17 — protein: MPRKVLVGKVVSNKMDKTVVVAVINRFPHRKYEKQMVETRKFKAHDPENKCQVGDVVRIEECPPISRDKRWNVIEVTGHAISNAASEVSSK
- a CDS encoding 50S ribosomal protein L23 encodes the protein MNKRHSQIILRPLITEKSAAQMEFGQYTFEVLKDANKVEIAQALKEILKELYPKSNTEIISVNTSAIRGRFRRSKRHGRFPKDSKKAIVTVSGDALELFTA
- the rplX gene encoding 50S ribosomal protein L24, which encodes MVPNVHVKRGDLVMVVSGARTRTKKDGTKLEGDRGKIGKVLKVFPKTGKVVVEGVNIVTRHEKSKAAMGGSKGGIIKEEAPIFASKVMLYSNELKKPVRAESRKKLGLE
- the rplP gene encoding 50S ribosomal protein L16; this encodes MLMPKRTKYRKHQRGRMCGAESRGVEVQFGDFGLQVLEPAWITSRQIEAARKAMVRSVRRGGKMWIRVFPDKSVSKKAAETRMGSGKGNPEFWVAVVKTGRVMFEMSGVAQKDAHHALELAAQKLPVKCRVVERHAGGAAQ
- the rplD gene encoding 50S ribosomal protein L4, with the protein product MTSAQVVDLKGKKVSDLELAADVFAIEPNVGVLHSALIRQLANARRGSANTKTRSEVRGGGRKPWRQKGTGRARAGSIRSPLWAGGGVTFGPKPRDYSIAMPKKQRVLALKSALAAQSENIVVVQDFDKFTEAKTKQFAQVLKDLNLTDKKVLVILDYACDACKRVERAARNIDGVVVIRASNLNVKDLLHAEAILTNSRTLEAITDRFKSTKEEQAGEKVAKVKTAKSEVAEKPVKEKAEKAPAKEKKEAAPKKEAAPKKAAADKEAPAKKTTKSTKKDA
- the rplC gene encoding 50S ribosomal protein L3, with translation MTLGVMGKKVGMTQIFDENGLAVPVTVVQLGENIVTDTKTKAKNGYEAVQIGGFKVLERKLNKPELGNFKKKDLAPLKPLKEYRVADAASFTVGEALKVAELLTVGMLVDVRGRSIGKGFQGTIKRYNHGRGPMSHGSKFHRSMGSIGAGTTPGRVFRGLAMPGHMGDENACARHLKVVRVDAEKGLLLVKGSIPGCDGGLVVVTASKSKWN
- a CDS encoding 50S ribosomal protein L29, which gives rise to MKVKEMRELSKEELVGRIDETRKSIVEMRFQMAMRKLENPAKLRVTRKQLAQLLTIQTEKEAVKG
- the rpsC gene encoding 30S ribosomal protein S3, which encodes MGQKVNPVGFRVGIHRGWASNWFVQKKDVAPLIEEDYRLRTFLKKELAGAGVSKVEISRKADHITVDIFTARPGVVVGKGGQGIETLSQKIKGMIKRVGLDVKINILEVNRVDLEAKLVAESIAQQLEKRVAFRRAMKQAMQRCMRAGAVGVKIMVAGRLGGAEIARTEWAKEGRIPLQTLRADIDYATAEGNTLMGIIGVKVWVFRGELEPGQWSPPNIKTQSERSQEGPRNEARGPVKSGRRSRKAG
- the rplN gene encoding 50S ribosomal protein L14, which gives rise to MIQVQTRLTCADNTGARELMCIRVLGGSNKRYASVGDVIVGVVKDALPNMPVKKSEVVRCVVVRVTNNVKRADGSTIRFDDNAAVIVQKDGNPKGTRVFGPIARELRDKNFTKIISLAPEVL
- the rplV gene encoding 50S ribosomal protein L22 encodes the protein MESKVCAKWIRMSPRKVRRVVNEIRGKEVGKARVMLRFMPYEAARVVEKLLHSAVSNLVHSEQNPVTESDADNFKVVEAFCDGGPTQERFQPRARGRAYPILKRTSHITLKLSDI
- a CDS encoding tetratricopeptide repeat protein; its protein translation is MNKPLLTTILAVVGFLVVALLTSVIYVSTESKREGLNYSNTRMKHTYSDKASPEEVYDFLDEAAHTAEDDKDFSATNAILATMQGMAAKKSTSDKQYFDLVTRRGELYLYKMDDAKNALPLLKEAYALIKTTPGLTDTIKVEAKANLGNAQNKSGDNTNAVKLLKEAYEDALKLTNNGQKGRIAYNLSSALCDDHKYEEAATCGQASLKFYEQDATTKKFDLAEGYQQLGIIQHALHQDDLAIANLEKALLLYKEDGTKDAEIITSLKHTGWIELAAGHKERAKELFNRVIESSDGEDTTAEGFILRRL
- the rpsS gene encoding 30S ribosomal protein S19; this translates as MSRSLKKGPFVHVSLAKKVEEMNKKGDKRVIKSWSRASMIVPEMIGHTIAVYNGRKHVPVYVTEQMIGHRLGEFALTRSFKGHAGGEKSAKRG